A stretch of DNA from Ochotona princeps isolate mOchPri1 chromosome 13, mOchPri1.hap1, whole genome shotgun sequence:
AAAGTTGTTCAattcactggttccctccacaaatgtctgcaacactcagggctggaccaggccgaagccaggatcccggaccCCAGTGTGGCTcccccacctgggaggcagggacccaggcagctgcagcctcccaggatgcacaggaagcaggaagcaattGGCTGTAGATGTTTCTAGACTTTTACTCACCAGTTCTAAACTCCTGTGTAACTGACAAAAAAAAGTTTGCGGAAAAATGTCATTCTTAGAATGGCGCTGCTCCGAGGTTTGCACGATATACACATGCAGTCCTACGTGCCGATCATTTACAACTAAACATGCACAGACTGGGGATTGTAAGGTTAAGAGTGGGGATTCCTGCCTCACTCTGGTCGGGCCCTGACCTTtgagcctgattctgtccagctGTGGCCCCCTCCCTGTGAAGCTCTTTGGACTCTATTGCGTCTGGAATGCCAGAGCTCCAGGCAACATCCCCAGTTCAACTTGtgtcacaggtttttttttgctttgttttgttttgctttctttatgAGATTGTGGGGTGCCTCAGTTCCTACAGAGAAGCACTCTacaggccaaagcaggaagcGAGCTAAATGGCACAGCATGCGGTTtcctaacgaaagcccaggcttGTTTCATCGACAGTTAGACCTGCACCAATTCCAGAAGTAGGGGCTGGCTGCTCCTCTGCCTTGCTGTGCTGGTGTCCTGTATGGGTGtctgttctagtcccagctgctccacttcctttccaactccctgcttatgacctggaaaagcagtggaggatggcccaaatccttgggcccctgtaaacttgtgggagactcggaggaggctcctgtttcattcagatcagctcagctttggttgttgtggccatctggggagtgaaccagaggatagatctctctgcctctctctctgtctctctctatctgtaaatctgcccttccaataaacataaataaaccttttaaaaaaaaatttccagaagCGGCACACTCTGAGCTCATGCTATTCTCTCTTCAGCTGCTGAAGGGGGTAACCATCGCCAGTGGAGGGGTCCTGCCCAGAATTCACCCAGAACTGCTGGCCAAAAAGCGAGGGACCAAAGGCAAGTCGGAAAccatcctctccccacccccagagaagagaggaaggaaggcctCGTCTGGCAAGAAGGGGGGCAAGAAATCCAAGGCCGCCAAGCCACGCACGTCCAAAAAGGTGAGTTTCAGCTGCACACCCACACCACGCACCCACTGCTATGCTCCGATGCTTTGCATTCACCACAAAAAAGAATTCATGTTACTAACACCGCAGCCCAGGGACTGGCGTTGGGAGGCAAGGTCTGGGGACAGGGATTAGGCCCTAAGAACAGATCCCTCAGGAGCAGGAATAGAGCCAGACCTTCCGCCTCCCGGGGAGCACACTACTTAGAGGCGGCAGCAAAACTCTGCCAGCGCCTGCCTAGGTCTCAGGATGTCCCGGACAGACTTACATCTCTGACACTttgtcacagtggctggaacccACAGAGGAAGAGCGAAGCTTAGCCAGGTGACGATATGGAGAGAGCCAGTGTCCTCCCTGCAAGACCCAGGGCCGTGCAGcttggggcggggcggggagggcgGGAGTGTACATAACAGAGGCAGGGCCTTTGGGATTAGAGCCCAAAGTGCCACTCAACATTTGAGATTTCCAAACCTAAAGGGTTCACCAGACAAGAATCTAGAACCCTGCTTCTTGATTCTCCAGGGAGTTCCATGTGGCATATTCGACAAGCCCTGGTCTCCCTGGTCCATGTTTAGCTGGAGGACTTCCCTGTGCCTGGGACACTTGCAATGCAGAGAACCTCTTGTGGAGCGATAGGTTCATCAAGCACCAGTAGTCACACGTGGCCATGGACATTTGAATGAAAAGTCAATGCAGTTACCCATTGAGAAGTCACATTTCAAGGCTTCAGGGGCAGCCAACAGCACAGGCAATTGCCGTGACCACACAGACAGCTGCTGTGCACACTGTGACATTCTCACTCCCCAGACCTGTGTGGTAACATGAAACATCACGTGAGAGCTCACTCCACTCCCCTGTGCCCCAGGGAAACCCCAGGGGAGAAGAGGGGGTGAGCACTGCCCTGTCCAAAACCccgctttctctgctgcttgtcAGCATAAGCTCCAGGCACCGGGAGGAGCGGGAAGCACGCACCTGCGTCCAGGACTGTGTGGGTCTGTTTTCTGCCGATCTGTGAGGACAGCTGAGCCTGCGTATTCTGCAAAGATCTGATCTGGAGGCTGGGAGGGTCTGCATCGAGGGGCTCCCTGGGGTGAGGCCTTCTTGCTGTGTCTGGTGACATGGTCACTGAGTGGCAAAGGAGTATGAACAGAAGTCAGAGCAGGCAAGAGCAAGGCCCCTTTTAGAGCAAAACCATACCCATGACCATGGCTTCCCCGGGCTGTCACCTCTTAAAGGTCCCGCCACAGTGGCAGTGATATTTCAGCATGAATTTCCAAGGGAGCATTCAACCATGGCGACTCGTGTGCCCCTTTACCAGCCCTCATTTTTGGCAGTAGCCTTTTCTTTCCCTGTGCTGCTGTCCTTTGCTTCCCTGTATCAGGGGACAGTGGGACAcagaggcaggtgctgtggcccggTGCTGAGGTACTGTTTGGGACAGCCACATCTTGCATATGAGCACTTGAGGTTGcatgcctgctctgcttctaacccagctccctgctactgctcttcctgggaggcaggagatgatggctcaaatgcttggatcccGGCCACCTATggagcagacccagatggagttccaggcttatGGTCTACCCCAGATattatggaagattttctctccctttctgtcttgcATGCTCTTGCTGTCACTCTCACTATATCTGTCAGATCAAAGAGAAACAGCCAAACAGAACTCCTAACTGCCATCTTGCCTATTGAAGCTCATGGTAGCCACACCTGTAAGAGCTAAGAAAAGCCACGTTGCTTCTTTCTGattgtttctcttttgttctccTGACTTCTACCAACAGTCCAAACCAAAGGACAGTGATAAAGAAGGAACTTCAAATTCCACGTCAGAGGATGGGCCCGGGGATGGGTTCACCATCCTGTCCTCTAAGAGCCTCGTCCTGGGACAGAAGGTAATGCGGCGACCGTGATATGCCATAGTGAAACACAGTTATGTAGTTATTGCCTACTGTTTACAAGCAGTTATATCGCCTTCGTCCCTCATCCCTTGCTCCTTTAAGAGGACTTTCATTCTATTCTTGGTTTATGTATTTGTCAGCTAAGGATCTGGGCAGTGTCTGTACTGAAGGGTGAGCAAGCCCTAGGCTGGTGTTATTCACTGTCCTTGATCAGccaaagggaagcagagagactCTTGCTGGTCAGCAGCTGGGATGACATGACTGGTTTTTCTGGGAATTTGTCATGCCACAGTTATTGTTGTATCTACCCAAAGGGGGAAAAGAATCCATCACTAACCCTCTCAAACAGCCTCTCTGAGAGCCCTATCTTACTTGAACATAATTTATCTGAGAAATAAGCCAAGAATATATGTTTCTGTATATCGCTGCTGTCAGCAATGGTTTACTTGCCAGTAACTCAGTCTTCCCACCTTCCGCGGCTGCAGAAAGAAAACTCAGAGGGGCCATACATTTGAACAGTCCTCGGGAACACAACAGCAGCCCAGCCAAACATGCCAAAAATTCATCCCCACAGTGTAAAGACTACAGAGCACTGCGGCTACCCAGGCAACTGGGGCTGTGAGCGCCACACAGCACTAGTCAGTTACCCACCTCTCTGGGCACTGCTGTGCCAGCCTGACAATGGAGTCAACCACCATTCAAGCAGAGGGGGAAGAGCATCTCTCAAGAACAGAGTCCTGATGAAAGCAAGTGGGGAGATAAAAGGTGGTGCATGGCCCCCCATGGTCCTGGAATAAGTAGCATTCCCTTACTCCAGGGGTCAAAAGTTCCTGCTCACATGGGGGGGGGTGTGGCTGAGAATGCCTTACTTCCACTTTGTGATGAACACACTGGGGCATTTCCCAAGCTAGTCTCCTGTAAGGTGGTCCCCAGAAAGCAAGGTGGACAGACATGGGCAGGTCGGAATCCCAGAGCCCTGCACATCCTCGCAAGCAAGGTGATTGGCTTCTGAGTCCTGCCCTGCCACCTAGAGCTCTGGGCCACTCTGGGGACTCTGCAGAGAACTGAGAGGCACACCTGCAGCAAACCCTAGGCTCATATCTAGAGACACCTCTTCCAGGAAGAGGATGAGCCCACCCGCTGAGAACTCAGGAGAGCTTAGAAAAAAAACTCAGGGGCTGGCAGTGTTGAGACCAGTGCCCTGGTCAACTCAGAGGAAGTGAGTCAGACACCCAGATGTCAATGGAGCTTTGTCTTCTTGTGTCCTCCATCTTTGCTTCCCAATACAGCTGTCCCTGACCCAGAGCGACATCAGCCATATCGGTTCCATGAGAGTGGAGGGCATCGTCCACCCTACCACAGCCGAAATCGACCTCAAAGAAGAGATAGGTAAGGGCCGGGCTCTGCTGGGGCTGCCGGGAAGAAGCCCGGCCTTAGGGTGTGTCCCTGGGTGGTTGGTCattgccatctgggtctcctgtgaaaCTCCCCTACCACCTGCAACTGGAGAACACCACTAGAGATagacttgctttttaaaatctggCAGATGTTTTCCAACAGTTTTGTTGACACATTGTGTAAAAGCATCTCGTTAGTGTGCAGTCTGATGGACTGTTCTCTAAGGGAACCCCACCGGGCCTGGGTCAAGAGGCAAACCCTTGCTCGCACCCAGGACAGAGCGTCAACTTGCTCCCGTCCGAGGGAGCCAGCAGTACAGACAGGTTCTTCTGTGTTTGAATGAAATCTTCAGCATGGGCTCCCCTTTCCGTATCTGTGAAGTCCTCTGTAGTGCTGGGTGTGGTTGTGCCGGTtcgttttctttgctgtggagtgTGATGCTGTGTGAATGGACTCGTTTATTGATCTATTCTGTCCCTGACAGCCTTTGAGTAGCTTCCAGTTTGATCTACCATGAGTAGTGCTGCtatatttaaatcttttttttaaagatttatttatgttttaaaagatttattattatttttttttttttgcaaagtcagaaacacagagaggaagatcttccgtccaatgtttcactccccaagtgatcgcaacggccagtactgtgcccatctgaagccaggagccaggaacttcttctgggtctcccacgtgggtgcagggtcccaaggctttgggccattctcaactgctttcccaggccacaagcagagaactggatgggaagtggggccgctgggattagaaccggcgcccatatgggatcccggcttgtgcaaggcgaggactaggccactaggccactgcgctgggccctatatttAAATCTTGTATATATGTTTTGGTTGAAACttcacatatattttaatatcaaGGATattattagaaagaaaatgctgggCAGCCTGATTAAGATGCCCATATTCCACATCAGATTACCTGGGTTTGGTTTTTAATCTGCTATtgcagaccctggaggcagcagtgacaagtaagatgggtccctgccacacccgactgggagacctggattggactGTAGCTTCTGGCCTTACGCAgctccagccctagccattgcaggctTTGGatagtgaagcagtgggtgggagctctcactttctgtctgtctctcactctctctcaaacacaccgATAATCTTAAAAGGATGtgtacacagagaaaaatcaggtTGTCTGTGAGGTTATGCACATGGAGCTGCTCCTACCAGTACTTCACCACCTGTCTCAGGAGCCATGGGAGGAGCTGTCAGGGGCATCGCCAATGACTGCATTCTGAATGGTTTTACTCCCAAGACCAAAGTACCTGAACTGTCCACTGACAAGACAAGGGAGCAAAAACAGAAGTTGGCACCAGGTTCAGGGCTTGCCTTCGTAATAAGCAGTGATCTGAGGCAGGTGTTCAGCCTTCGGTCGCACTGGAGCCCCCGGCTGTGGAGTTCCGGGCTCCCTGCTGGCATACAGCCTAGATGGAAACCAGGATGGCCCGCAGGGACATCGAGTTACAGAAACACGGAGTTTTCTCCCTTCATCTTGGCGGAGAAGGGCTCCCCCTAGTGGTCTTCACCTCCCTCTGCCTAGGAGTCCTCACTTGAAATAAGTTGCCCTGCTCCTGCTTCATGCATTCCTATAGTATTTGCATTTTatcagaaagaaaagcaataacCATATTCCTTTTGCTTATAAAATCTGTGCCAGTTGGAAGAATAGGAGGAGCCTTGGGATTGGACCAACActccagttcagatcccagctgtggAGTCAGCCCAGCACCTAGGGGGGGTCTTGGgaaagaaagagactgagaggCCACCAGACAGTTCAGAGAGCAGGTGCAGGTAcacctgggtctgtgtcctgtccccctccctagctgtgtggccctgggcacTTCTCTCCCCTGTGCCTCTCTCAGGGGCACTGGGAAGGTCACATAGGGTCCaatgcccagggcccagcacatgcGGGGCTCATCACTCTTCACCTGAGACTGTATGCTGGCTCATGACAGCATCAGTACAGTAGCTGAGGACTGCTACTGTACTGGTAACAGTCCTGTCTGTCCATGATGATTCTGTTCTCCATCTCTGAGAGTCAAACGAGTCATCCCACGCAGCCAAGGCCCTGGTTGCTCCTCTGCAAACATGTTGTTACGGAAAAGCCTACACAGAAGTGTCATGAATCTCTCGCACCCTGATGCAGTAGGAACCGTGCCTGGGTGATCTCACTTCCTCCGTAGGCATCACCTCAACTCACGCGGGAATGCTGCAGAATGAGCCCTAGGAGATAAcggttatttttaaagattatatttttaGTTATGATTTGaaaggtggacttacaatgaGAGAGAAGTCCTCTATCCTCTGGTTAACTTGGGCTGTTGGTGACGCCAAGGGCCCAggcggggccaggccaaaaccagcagtgaggaacttcttctggatctcccatgtggatgaaagcccaaggacttggaccatctcttgctactttctcaggcacatcagcagggagttggattggaagtgtagcttACAGGGCTCGAACTaatgcctatataggatgccaacacttgaTGGAGGCTCAATTTtggctatgccaccacactagccccagtaatgatttttttttaatttatttatttttattggaaagacagatttacagagaggaggaaagacagagaggaagatcttccgtccaatggttcactccccaagtggccacaatggctagaactgagccaatccaaacccaggagccaagagcttcttatgggtctcccatgtgggtatagggccccaaggctttggactgtccttgactgctttcccaggccacaagcagggagctggatgggaagcggggctgctgggattagaatttgcacccatatgggatcctggcacgttcaacgcgaggacttcaactgctacactatcgtgccgggccccgagtaatgattattttttaaatccataacCATAATCCCATTATcatatctaaaaaaaattaatagcaaCAAATACCCAGCATTAAATTCCAGCTCTATGAatgtcaattcattttttttaactttacttatttatttggaaggtaaagtaatagaaaaagagagaggggcccagcacagtagcagagtgtctaaagtccttgccttgcatctgctgggaacctatatgggcactggttcatgtaccggcagccctgcttcccatccagctccctgcctgttgcctgggaaaacagacatcccaaagccttgggaccctgtaaccacttggtaggcccagaagaagctcttggttcctggctttggattggctcagttccagccattgcggccacacggggagtaaatcagcatatggaagatcttcctctccatttatctgactttccaataaaaataaataaatctttttaaaaagaaaagaaaaagagagagctcttccatcatttgctctccaagtggccacaacagctggggatgggccagactggagccaggagcctggtagcCCAGCAGGGttagcaggggctcaagtacttgagctatcacccactgcctttccagcagcattagcaggaagctggaacggaagtggagcagccaggacaggaactggcacaccCATCTGGAATGTCAGCAACATAGACAGCAGCTTTActcgctatgccacaatgccagctccaataaacaaatatgcatttaaataagtaaatacacacacaggaGGATGCTGGGCAGAGGCCCAGAGCCCTGTGCCACAGGTGACTCCTGGCAAGGCAGCCAGTTTCTAAGGATGCCCAGGCCATCCCATCTCTGCCTGCTAATATTATGTCAAGCAGTAGAATAGCATTGGAATTACAGTCCCAATAGTTTGCTATGCATGGTTCTCTTTTGCAGGTAAAGCCTTGGAAAAGGCTGGGGGGAAAGAGTTCTTGGAAACAGTAAAGGAGCTTCGCAAATCCCAGGGCCCTCTGGAAGTGGCTGAAGGTGAGTATGGAGCTAGGCAGCAGCcccaccttcctctctctccagggTCACCAGCCCTGCATGCTTCATACATGTGCAGCACACACAACAAAACACTCCTTCGCTGCCCACAGAGCTGTGCTTGCATCCCTCAGAGCCTTCGGATAGGCTCAAGTGGGTTATGGCATGTGCCTCAAGGACTCAAAAATGTCTGGATGGTTCCATTTGCAGCCAATACCTCCTAAGTGATCTTGAGCCATTGAACCATTAGAAGTGTAGTAAGATACAGAGAACGTAACATTTTCCATCATAACCATCTTAATGCACAGAATTCCATGGATGGTTGTATAGCCATCACCCTGGTCTGGTTCCAGAACTGCTCAAGGCTCTGAAACAGAAACCCCATACACATTAAGCAGTCACACACTTCCCCAGTGTCTGGCAGTCACTGGCCTACTTTGTGTCTCTATGGATTTGCCCATCCtggacatttcatgccaatggaatgTGTGATCTTTTGTGTCTAGTTGCCTTCACTTAACTTGACCTTTTCATAGTTCATCCATATTGTAGTGTGGGTCAGTACTTCTGTACTTGTTGGTGGCTGAATGacattcctctctgtttttctgtgcaCCTGTGGAAGGGCATTTGGGTTGTCTCTACCTTTGCTGCTGTGGACATCATACTTCCTTATCCCCCAGGAGCTAACACGTAGACCTCTTGGGTCCAGCCAAGCCCCAGCACAGGGTCACGACTTAGCCTAAGGCAATAACCTGCagcatttctctctccctgcatcCCAGCTGCCGTGAGCCAGTCCAGTGGACTCGCAGCCAAGTTTGTCATCCACTGTCACATCCCGCAGTGGGGCTCCGACAAGTGTGAAGAACAGCTGGAAGAGACCATCAAAAACTGCCTGTCAGCTGCCGAGGACAAAAAGCTCAAGTCCGTGGCATTCCCACCTTTCCCCAGTGGCAGGTAAGACTCCTGTCTCCCCGCAACCTTTTCCGGGGGGACATCACCCGACCcaggctcattcattcacatccAAGCCAGAGGACCTGACCAAGCACTGCCCGCGCAGCCACATGCATAGAACAGGGGATGGGACAGGAAAACTCATTTCCATCCTTCGCCACACATGGAGAAACAGGCTCACCAGTTCATggggctcaggtctcccacgaccTCCTGGATATTAAAGCTCTCGGGAGAAAGGTAGCCTGGATGGTGGgaagtgggaggcagcagtgagaaaGGCAGCCCCTGAGCTCCAATCGCACATGTCCGCCTGCAGCTACGTCTAAGACACATGATTGGAAGACACCACATCCCAGAACACTTCTGCTCCACCTGTGGTCTAGGGACCAGCAAAGGCAGCAAGCAATCTCATTTGGGGAGAGCACGGACTCTCATATAAAGAGAACACGCTCCACCCTtcacctgctcacctgctcctcATCTCAGGGAACACCAGAGCCTAAGTGAAAAGCTCTCCTTGAGGGCTGGCTTAAAAGGGGTCAGGGGAAGGCAAGACTGCAGATGAGTGGGGAGAACCCACTGTCCTGTGCAGTGTGCCCTCCCGCTCCATGCTCCCAGGCTGGCAACTTCCTGTTTTCATTCGTCAGGAGAGGCCCCTCTGTAACGCAGGAAGGTTCCGGAAAGCCTTCACAGGGCCTCACTTCCTGCTGTGAGGAACGTCAACCAGCACTGCCAGGTATCTGCCACTCCAGCACACATGGCGTGAGAAGACCTACCTGAGGGTCTCAAGGGACCCCAATGGCCATGTC
This window harbors:
- the LOC101518458 gene encoding core histone macro-H2A.2, with the protein product MSGRSGKKKMSKLSRSARAGVIFPVGRLMRYLKKGTFKYRISVGAPVYMAAVIEYLAAEILELAGNAARDNKKARIAPRHILLAVANDEELNQLLKGVTIASGGVLPRIHPELLAKKRGTKGKSETILSPPPEKRGRKASSGKKGGKKSKAAKPRTSKKSKPKDSDKEGTSNSTSEDGPGDGFTILSSKSLVLGQKLSLTQSDISHIGSMRVEGIVHPTTAEIDLKEEIGKALEKAGGKEFLETVKELRKSQGPLEVAEAAVSQSSGLAAKFVIHCHIPQWGSDKCEEQLEETIKNCLSAAEDKKLKSVAFPPFPSGRNCFPKQTAAQVTLKAISAHFDDSGASSLKNVYFLLFDSESIGIYVQEMAKLDAK